ACTTCATAGACCGGCCCCCGGCCCGCCTCGACTCGCGCGAGGCGGAGCCGGGGTCCGGACCCCCCTCAACCTCACGGAGGCGTGCATCGCGACGCACTCCGGGGCCCCGCCGCACGGATGCGTCGGGGTGGTTGCGACAACGAAGTCCACCAAGAAAGAGAGAATCTGATGGACACACTCATCCTCAACGCCTTCTGGTCCGAGATACTCGGCACCGCGACCCTGATCCTGCTGGGTGCCGGCGTCGTAGCCAACGTGATCCTCCCCAAGACCAAGGGCTTCAACGGCGGCTGGCTCCTCATCAACTTCGGATGGGGCCTCGCCGTCTTCACCGGCGTCTACGTCGCGTACAAGTCCGGGGCGCACCTCAACCCGGCCGTGACCATCGGCCTGTTCACCGCGGACCGCCCCTTCTACTCGGTCACCGGGCCCGAGGGGATGATCACCGCCACGATCGAACCGACCGTGAGCAACATGTTCATCTACTTCGGTGCCCAGATGATCGGTGCGATCATCGGTGCCGTGCTCGCGTTCCTCGCGTACAAGAAGCACTTCGACGAGGAGGCACCCGCCGCCACCAAGCTCGCGGTCTTCTCGACCGGCCCCGAGCTGCGCTCGTACGGCTGGAACTTCCTCACCGAGGTCATCGCGACGTTCGTGCTCGTGTTCTTCGTCGTCGCGTCGGGCAACACCCCGTCGGGGCTCGGCCCGCTCGCGGTCGCGCTCGTCGTGGTCGGTATCGGTGCGTCCCTCGGTGGGCCCACCGGGTACGCCATCAACCCTGCTCGTGACCTCGGTCCGCGCATCGCCCACGCCCTGCTCCCCATCAGGGGCAAGGGCTCGAGCGACTGGGGCTACTCCTGGGTCCCGGTCGCGGGCCCCCTGGTCGGCGGCGTGCTCGCCGGACTCCTCGGGGCAGCCTGGGGCTGACCCTGCTCCTCCCCGCGTGACCGGGGCGGGGCCACCCGCCCCGGTCACGCGGACCACCCGCCGTCGAGCTCGGACTCCCCGGCACGACGCCCGCAGCACCCGTCGCGCACCGCGCGACACCCGCTCAAGCACACCGACGTGAAGGACTGACACACCATGGCCGACTACGTTCTCGCCATCGACCAGGGAACCACCAGCTCCCGGGCCATCGTCTTCAACCACTCCGGGGAGATCGTCTCCTCCGGCCAGCTCGAGCACGACCAGATCTTCCCCCGGGCCGGCTGGGTCGAGCACAACCCCGAGCAGATCTGGAACAACGTCCGCGAGGCCGTCGGCCTGGCCCTGACCCGCGCCAACGTCACGTACACCGACATCGCCGCGGTCGGCATCACCAACCAGCGCGAGACCGCGGTCGTGTGGAACCGCAGGACGGGCAAGCCCGTCTACAACGCGATCGTCTGGCAGGACACCCGCACGCAGAAGATCGTCGACGACCTCGGCGGCGACGCAGGCCCCGAGAAGTACAAGGCGATCGTGGGCCTGCCGCTCGCGACCTACTTCTCCGGCCCCAAGGTCAAGTGGATCCTCGACAACGTCGAGGGTGCCCGCGAGGCGGCCGACGCCGGCGACCTCGTCTTCGGCAACACCGACACCTGGGTCCTGTGGAACATGACGGGCGGCGTCGACGGCGGCGTGCACGTGACCGACGTGACCAACGCGTCGCGCACCATGCTCATGGACCTCGACACGCTGTCCTGGCGCGAGGACATCGCGGCCGACATGGGCATCCCGCTCTCGATGCTCCCGGAGATCAAGTCGTCCTCCGAGGTCTACGGGAACGGGCGCCCCGGCGGACTCCTCCCCGGCGTCCCGATCGCGGGCATCCTGGGCGACCAGCAGGCGGCCACGTTCGGGCAGGCGTGCTTCGAGGTCGGCCAGGCCAAGAACACGTACGGCACGGGCAACTTCATGCTGCTCAACACGGGCACCGAGAAGGTCATGAGCGAGAACGGCCTGCTGACCACGGTCTGCTACAAGATCGGCGACCAGCCTGCCCGCTACGCGCTCGAGGGCTCGATCGCCGTCACGGGCTCGCTCATCCAGTGGCTGCGTGACAACCTGGGCATGTTCTCGGACGCGCCCGACGTCGAGTGGCTCGCCCGCAAGGTCGACGACAACGGTGGCGCGTACTTCGTGCCCGCGTTCTCTGGCCTGTTCGCACCGCACTGGCGCTCCGACGCCCGTGGCGCCCTCGTGGGCCTCACGCGCTACGTCAACAAGAACCACATCGCGCGCGCCGCGCTCGAGGCCGTCGCGTTCCAGACCCGCGAGGTCCTGGACGCCATGAACGCGGACTCGGGCGTGGACCTCACCGAGCTGCGCGTCGACGGCGGCATGGTCCAGAACGAGCTGCTCATGCAGTTCCAGGCGGACCAGCTCGGCGTGGACGTCGTGCGGCCCAAGGTCGCGGAGACCACGGCGCTCGGCGCCGCGTACGCCGCGGGCATCGCGGTCGGGTTCTGGCAGGGCGAGCAGGACGTCATCGCCAACTGGGCCGAGGACAAGCGCTGGACCCCGTCCATGGACGAGGGCGAGCGCGAGCGCCTCTACCGCAACTGGAAGAAGGCCGTGAGCAAGACCCTCGACTGGGTCGACGAGGACGTCGAGAAGTAGCTCCTCTCGCCTCCACCGCCTGTCAGAACCAGCGTGACCTCGAGGTCACGCTGGTTCTGACATGTCCGGGGTCTCCAGTGGCTAGGCTCGTCGCCATGACCTCCGTGAGCTACACCGTCCCCGGGATGCACGTGACCGACCACGAGGTCGAGGTGCCCCTCGACTGGTTCGACGAGCGGGACACGCGCCGGATCACGATCTTCGCGCGCGAGCTCGTCGACCCGGTCCGCCGGCGCGAGGACCTGCCGCTGCTCGTGTTCCTCCAGGGTGGCCCGGGAGGCAAGGGACCGCGCCCCACGGGCCCCGAGGGCTGGGTCGGCACCATGCTCGCGACCCACCGGGTGATCCTGCTCGACCAGCGCGGCACGGGCCGCAGCTCGGCCGTGCGGGGCCGTGCGCTCGCCGCGCTCGGCGACGCGCCCGCGCAGGCCGAGCACCTCTCGCACTTCCGGGCCGACTCGATCGTCGCCGACGCCGAGCACCTGCGCCGCACCCTGTTCGGTGGTCGCCGCTGGGCCTCGCTCGGCCAGAGCTACGGCGGGTTCCTCACGCTCACCTACCTCTCGCGGGCACCGGAGGGTCTCACGGCCTGCTACGTCACGGGCGGTCTCGCGGGCCTGGACGCCGACGCGACCGAGGTCTACCGACGCACGTACCCGCGCACCGCGGCCAAGAACGCCCGCTTCGCGGCGCGCTTCCCCGACGACGTCGCACGCCTCGCGCGCATCGCGGACCGGATCGCGGTGGGTGACGTCGTCCTGCCCGACGGCGACATGCTCTCCGTGCGCCGCCTCCAGACGCTCGGGACGGACTTCGGCATGAAGCCGGGCTTCGAGCGCGTCCACTGGCTGCTGGACGAGGCGTTCGACCACGGCGACGACGATCTGAGCGACACGTTCCTCAGCGAGGTCAGGGACCTGACGTCGTACCTGACGAACCCGCTGTACGCGGTGCTGCACGAGTCGATCTACGCGTCGGGCCACGGGGCCACGCGCTGGGCCGCCGAGCGCGTGCGCGCCGAGCACCCGGAGTTCGACCCGAGCGCCCGGCCGCTGCTCTTCACGGGCGAGATGATCTACCCCTGGATGTTCGAGGAGATCGCGGGACTGCGGGACTTCCGCGGCGCGGCCGAGGAGCTGGCGCGCCGCGAGGACTGGACCGAGCTCTACGACCTCGACGTGCTCGCGGCGAACGAGGTCCCGGTCGCGGCCGCGGTCTACTACGACGACATGTTCGTCGACGCGCACCTCTCGCTCGACACGGCCTCCCGGGTGGGGAACGTGCAGGCGCTCGTCACGAACGAGTTCGAGCACGACGGGCTCCGCACGGGCGACGTCCTGGAGCGGCTGCTCCCCGCGGTCGACCGATGGGGTGGCCCTCGGCAGGAGGTCTGAGCAGGTCCCAGGGCACCCGGTCCACGCAGCGTGCCGGCGGCCCCGGGTCGTGGCGCCCGGACCGCGGGCGTCCCGGCTCGCGGCACCGGCGCTCTCCCTCGCCCGCCTGCGCGCCACGGGCGCACGACCTCCGAACCGTCCGTCCGCGGACGGGGCCGCGAGGCCGCAGCCCCAGGCGGTGGACCACCCCGCAGGGGACGGACCTCCCGGGCAGGACGTCCACGCGACACCCGAGGTCGGGTGGACCCGCACCGGGTGTCGCGGACCACGTAGCCCGCGAAATCACTCCCGGTCACCTAAAGTGGCGTATCGGAGAGCGGCGCGGTGCCGGCTCCAGTGCCAGAGGCGACGCAGCCGACGGCAGGCTGTCCGGGCACCTCAGCGGAAGAGGGCAGGAGGCAGCATGGGGGCAGTGAGCGCGACGCCAGTCCGTCTGCACGGCGCACCTCGCCCGCCTCACCTCGAGCTCGTGCGGGAGCGACTCGTGGACCGGCTCGACGCCGACGCGGCCCTGCGAGTCGTCCGTGGCCCCTCGGGCGGCGGGAAGACCTCGCTCCTGGCCGAGTGGGCCCGACGGCGGGGAGCGGAAGGGGTCTGGATCGCGACGGCACCCGGCACGACCCGGACCGAGCTCTGGCGCACCGTCGCTCGTCGGGCCACCCAGTCCGGGCTGTTGCGCTCGGAGACGACGATCGGCCTCGACGAGCTGACGACCGCCGCCCTGACCGTTCGGCTCGCCGAGGCGTTCCTCACGGTCCGCGGCGAGGTGCTCGTCGTCGTCGACGACTACCAGAACGTGCGGGACGACGAGGTGCACGAGGACGTCCTCACCCTGCTGCGCGCCTGCCCGAACCTGTCGGTCGCGCTCGCGACGACCACGAGCTCGATGCTCGAGGCCCCCGTCGTGGGCCTCGAGCTGAGCCGCACCGTGATCACCGCCGACCAGCTCCCGCTCACGCTCGACGAGACCGCGCGGATGCTGCGCCAGGTCGGCGCGGACCTCGACCCGACG
This region of Oerskovia jenensis genomic DNA includes:
- a CDS encoding MIP/aquaporin family protein; protein product: MDTLILNAFWSEILGTATLILLGAGVVANVILPKTKGFNGGWLLINFGWGLAVFTGVYVAYKSGAHLNPAVTIGLFTADRPFYSVTGPEGMITATIEPTVSNMFIYFGAQMIGAIIGAVLAFLAYKKHFDEEAPAATKLAVFSTGPELRSYGWNFLTEVIATFVLVFFVVASGNTPSGLGPLAVALVVVGIGASLGGPTGYAINPARDLGPRIAHALLPIRGKGSSDWGYSWVPVAGPLVGGVLAGLLGAAWG
- the glpK gene encoding glycerol kinase GlpK; this encodes MADYVLAIDQGTTSSRAIVFNHSGEIVSSGQLEHDQIFPRAGWVEHNPEQIWNNVREAVGLALTRANVTYTDIAAVGITNQRETAVVWNRRTGKPVYNAIVWQDTRTQKIVDDLGGDAGPEKYKAIVGLPLATYFSGPKVKWILDNVEGAREAADAGDLVFGNTDTWVLWNMTGGVDGGVHVTDVTNASRTMLMDLDTLSWREDIAADMGIPLSMLPEIKSSSEVYGNGRPGGLLPGVPIAGILGDQQAATFGQACFEVGQAKNTYGTGNFMLLNTGTEKVMSENGLLTTVCYKIGDQPARYALEGSIAVTGSLIQWLRDNLGMFSDAPDVEWLARKVDDNGGAYFVPAFSGLFAPHWRSDARGALVGLTRYVNKNHIARAALEAVAFQTREVLDAMNADSGVDLTELRVDGGMVQNELLMQFQADQLGVDVVRPKVAETTALGAAYAAGIAVGFWQGEQDVIANWAEDKRWTPSMDEGERERLYRNWKKAVSKTLDWVDEDVEK
- a CDS encoding alpha/beta fold hydrolase is translated as MTSVSYTVPGMHVTDHEVEVPLDWFDERDTRRITIFARELVDPVRRREDLPLLVFLQGGPGGKGPRPTGPEGWVGTMLATHRVILLDQRGTGRSSAVRGRALAALGDAPAQAEHLSHFRADSIVADAEHLRRTLFGGRRWASLGQSYGGFLTLTYLSRAPEGLTACYVTGGLAGLDADATEVYRRTYPRTAAKNARFAARFPDDVARLARIADRIAVGDVVLPDGDMLSVRRLQTLGTDFGMKPGFERVHWLLDEAFDHGDDDLSDTFLSEVRDLTSYLTNPLYAVLHESIYASGHGATRWAAERVRAEHPEFDPSARPLLFTGEMIYPWMFEEIAGLRDFRGAAEELARREDWTELYDLDVLAANEVPVAAAVYYDDMFVDAHLSLDTASRVGNVQALVTNEFEHDGLRTGDVLERLLPAVDRWGGPRQEV